From the genome of Solanum lycopersicum chromosome 12, SLM_r2.1:
TCACAAGTTTTAATCGAGATTAATTAGAGGAGAATCATCAACAATGACAGACTACAATTCCCATACATAAGAGTATTACCATTGAgaagatagggtgtaaggagaggctacaatataaatttttccaaaagAAGAATATTTAAAAACCCCTTGGAGGCAACAAAATAAGGGAAATGCTATTTAAGACACTAAAAAGGACTCGGAAAAATGGGGAATATGGAgtaaataattaaactattaaaCCTTGAGGAAGCCATCAACACTAGTAAAGGGAGGCAGAGCAAAGCTTCCCATGCTCTTTTTCACATGACAACCTGTAGAAAGATAGATAGAGGACACCAAAGGAAAAATATAAGTAGCAAAATAAGTGAGAAGACTTACCAAGTGAAGTGATTTTCTTCTTTAGATAATaccaatagtaaaaaaataacaagCACAACCCATGGAACCTGAGAAcgcagaaacaaaaaaaaactatgatGTCGGTAGCAAGCAAGAAGGAAATATTTAGAAACCACGATACTTACTCTTGTTAGCGGATTCTTTCCGTAGAAACCGGAGGCAGAGAGATGGATTATTCCAAGGAGGAAGCATTCTCAGgtgaagaaataaaatcaaaggaAGAGAGGAAAAAGCGGCAATGTGACAACGATTTGTGAATAAAAAACTAATTATGAAACCCTACCCCAGAATAGATACACTTCACTATCCTGTTTGGTTTTGGCCTGGGTTTATTCATTTCCTTTTTTgataatttgttttgttttttgtaaTGGGCTTGTTAGGTTTTGGCTTTTCCCATGGAGGTGTATCtttgttttttgttgttttctacAAACACATgaataaaatgcaaaaaatttccACCAAATATTCCTTTTATAAACTAAATTTAAATCttcataattgaaaaaaattaatcataaacAATAAATCTTGATTTGGATATCTTCAAAAGAATAAAGAATTTGATATTATGTATTTCAAGATCTTCACATTTCACACAGTTTAACTCCTAAATTGTCAATTACAAGTTAGAAGTTCATATATCATACACAAAGAGTGTACACTTTTATTCacttaataacattttaaacatGTACCACATATGTGGAGTaccaattatttttcttgtgtgtcaagaataaaatttttgtatGACCATACGCAAACTTTTGTGTGTGAACATCTCATCTAAAGCTTAAAGTGTTAGAGAGAATATATAACTATATATGTACATACTTATGTTTTCATACTTTGGCGCTTCTAATCTAATCCATTggattaattaatacaaataggCAACtaaaaaagtttcttttatttaagcCTATGATTGGACATGTTGATCAAATTTAAAACCTAGCATAGTTTGACACTACAAGTAGAGACAGAGATAAATTCAAATATGATGTGTTTgatctttaaaatttttatgtatttacgACTACGtgttcaaataatatatgttgtgAAATTTTGATGGATCTGCATACAATAAACACATACTCATACACACATATGCACATGCACACATGTCTGCATGCGCGCACAAACATTTGTTACACCTTGAtctctaattttttcttaaagtttGTATTAGAAAATAGTGAAtcgaatatatattttaataaaaagttataTCACCTAGAAAATAGCTTtcattacaaaaacaaaaaaaagtttatcaattatttcttttaagtaacttttaattagtttcatcagataaatttaatttatccaTCATTTTGAGTGAATTTTTACTACACAACTAATGGTAAAGTAATTGCATGAAAATAACTTTAATAATTATCAACCAAACGTGAaagaatatatattgataaacAGTAAGAGAGGAGtaaatttagataaatattttataaggaATTACAATAGGTATTTCCCCTAAGACAGGCATGGTGTTCCCATCAGAGTTCCTAAGTTTCCACACACAGGGAATATTGTAGTTCAAACAATAACATATTTCGATTCAACAATTAAGCATATGGTAAATtgttcttataaataatttcgaACAAAATCTTAAAATGTTTGCGCACGTGGTTTGAAGATGTATTCTCTCCTTCAAATAAACACAATATATAAACCTTAAAACTACATACACATTTCAATAACATCATTTTGACATATTATGTTTTCCTAAATTGAATTACTCTTATAGGTTATTATGTAATTTGTCCTGTTAGCAATCAatgattattataaataattaccTATTATAACATAATAAGAAAGGTGACcatgtaatataatttatgcCATATATCCATGGAGTTTGCACCTTTTTTCCATAAGATGATCTAAATTtgtaactttttatatatagttgTTATCAATACTTCATGTACAAAGGAGATTGATAGGTTAATTCATATGCATTAATGATGAAATTTTTCGTAGGTTTAGTAGTTAATGTTCATTATAGAGAATTACTTATTATCACAAcgtaatgacccggaaggtcattcttggaaaatttgaatattagtataacttgaattaattaatggatgGGTGatgatagataatttaattaatagatagttagtgggttaaactgaattaaattatttgggGTTAACATATGATACATAGCTGAAAAGGGTAAAGAGGAATGTGTGTCCTTCAGAGAGGGAGAGAACTGACAgcggagaaaaaaaaacaagtacaATGAAAAGCTTAGTGAATCAGGTACCCACTTTCCTTCTCtttcaatataattaatatatatatgcaaGGATGATGTGACTTTTGTTGACAAAATAAGGTGTATTGTGggaatagtaaaaaaaagaagaacgaAAGGCATTAATGGGGGCAACATAAAGTAAAGTTAATGAAAACTTTTCAATTGAAAAGTAGTCGGGTAAGGAATTAGAGTAATACCTATGccaattaataatttaatgtgtatatatatatatatatatatatatatatatatgtatgtatgtacatACTTGCAGtcccctattttttttatagttttaggTGCCTGCGTTGATtatttattcttgttaaatagagaaaaatattagGTGTAACATGAATTAGAACGCCTTCCAcgagtttttatattttttccgTTTCAACACTTGAAAGTtgctataatatttttttatactatttCCACAATAGACCTTATTTTGTCAACAAATTCTTATCAtcgtaatatatatattaattatattgaaaGGGAAGAAAAGTGGGTACCTTATTTACTATGCTTTTCTTTGTACTTGTTTTTTTCCCTCGCTGTCAGTTCTCTCCCCATCTCAAAGACACACGTTCTCCTCTTTACCCTTTTAAGTTCGGTATCATATGTTAACCccataaaatttaattcactttaacccactaactatctattaattcaattatctatgaTCACtcatccattaattaattcaagttacactaatattcaaatttttaaaaaaatgaccttCCTGGTCATTACagtatccaccactaaaaatcatgttcatcctcaaatataaaggaaaagagAGTACCTGAagtttcaaaaagttgaggatatttGGCACGCATGTTTGACTTTGTCTCCCAAGTTGCTAGAAATAGGcactccatgtagtcgcacaatctaACTGAAATATAGCTCAGCTAACTTTTCTGCCGTATAATTAACCCGAACAAGAATGAAGTGGGTAGccttggtcagcctatcaacaacaacccaaatagagtcataaccatcCAGTGTGGTcggcaaacccacaacaaagtccataatAATCCACTCCATCTTCAAAGTAGGAATATGCATCCTCTAAGATACACCCAGAGCTGCTGGTGCTCACACTTAACCTGCTGGGAAGTCAAAGACCTCGAAACAAAGTCttaaatatctctcttcatcccacaccaccacTAATgttgactcagatcatgatacatcttctcCGCCCACGTATGGGTGGAATAtcgagaacaatgggcctcctcaagaatTAATCTAATCAAATAGCCCATTTTAGGCACACAAATCCTGCCTCCGATCCTCAAGATGCCATCAGAATCAAGGAAAGCCTTCTTGGCTTCCCCactcaatactttgtctcgaatgtGACATAACTTCTCATAATTAAATTGGTGCGCACAGATTTTTTCAACTAAAGAagatcgagcctcaataaaagtaATCATCCCATCACTTCCCTCTGAATTCTGCAATCTGACAAGATTGGTAGCTAACATctgaacatctctagccaatggtttCTCCTCAATACTAAGCGATGCAAGAATCCCCATGCTAGGATTCTTTctactcaaagcatcggccacaaAATTGGCCTTCcctggatgatacagaatggtcacatcatagtccttcagcaactcaatCCATCTAtactgcctcaagttcaaatcgcTCTGACTAAAGATATACTACAGACTCCGATGAttagtgaagatctcacaatgcaccccataaaaataatgatgccataaattaagttaaaataccACAACcaccaactccaaatcatgagtagggtagttatTATCATGGGACTTTAAtttcctagaagcataagcaatcactttcctcttccgcatcaacacaccacccaatcCAACTCTTGAAGCATCACAATGCACTgtaaagtctacaccctccTTAGCTTGAGTCAACACAGGAGCTAAAGTCAACAAAGTCATGAGTTTTTGAAAGCTCCACTCACACCCATCAGACCATTGAAAACGCACATCCTGTCGCGTAATTCTAGttaatggagctgcaatagtagagaaactctaaacaaatcgtcgataatagcctaccaatcccacaaaactccaaATCTTAGTAGGTAAAGTAGGTCACGTCTAGCCTCTAACTACCTCAATCTTGtccggatctactctaataccctctaTGGACACCACGCGTCCCAAGAATGCCAAAGAAataagccagaactcacactttgagaacttggcatacaaatTCTCTTCTCacaacctctgaagtacaatcctcaggtgCCGTACATGGTCCTCCTTAGTCTGAGAGTAAACAAAGATTTCATCGATGAAAAGGATCACAAAAAAATCAAGGTATGGttgaaacaccccattcatcaactccatgaatgttgCAAGGGAATTAGTTAATATGAAGGACATCACAAGGAACACTAATAGCCATACCGGgtccgaaaagctgtcttagCAATATatgatgccctaatcttcagCTGATGATATCcaaacctcaaatcaatcttaaaGAAAAACGATGCTCTCTATAACTTGTCAAATTagtcatcaatacgcggaagaggatacttattcttcactgttacaTTGTTCAACTGTCTCTATTAAATACACATCCTCATAGCCCCATcgttcttcttcacaaacaatacaggggcaccgCAAGGTGACGCACTAGGGAAAATAAAACCCTTAGTCAATAAATCCTGCAACTCTTTCAACTCTGATGGAGACATACACATTGAGggataaaaataatcaatagcaaaatcgatatcactatcgggaggaacaccaGGAAGATCAGAAGTAAATACATCGAGAAGAAGCTGAACCACAGGAACATATTCCATGggaggtggttcaacactagtataCCGAATAAAagttaagtaagacaaacaccccctctccaacaatctctgagcacggataaaagagatgaccttgctaggataagaaccacaaacattcttccactcaacccttgGAACACCAGTCATTACTAAAGTCACGGTCTTAGAGTTACAATCAAGGACATCATGATAAGGAGAAacccaatccatacccaagataacatcaaagtctaccatccccagaatgattaagtctacccaagtgtcatacccagccaaagaaacaagacaggatcgatacacttGATTCACCACTAAAGGCTTACCCACCGGCGTAGAAAtacgaataggtacagtcatgctatcatatatcaaatcaaatgcCACAGCGAAATACGTAGACACGTAAGAGAATGTAGACCTTGGATCAAACAATATAGACACAGGTCGACGACAAACTGGATGATACCTTTAATAAAAGTATCAGAGGTCTCCGCTTCACGTCTACCTGGAAAAACATAACAATGGCCCCCTTGTCCACCTCCAgcctgggtggtacctctacctCCACTAtgctgagctgcaacaccactactagaaactctattACCTCTACCTGATAGAACTCTGACACGGTCTCTACCATATGGTTTTGGTGGTctaatttgaaatgaagaattaGACCGAGGACCACCATGACCCCTTTGAGAAGTACAATGCAGCATCAGGTGATGGGGATCTCCACAGGTAAAGAAAAATCTCTTACCTGGGAACTTCTATGTAGACCCTGAAAATCCTCTATAATTGCCTTGCCCTTTAGGTCGCTGCTCTGAATCGTATGATACCTAAATCAGgctataagaacccctagatgtcttaaaaccctcaaatgtcggcatagatggATGAATAGGTCACCGCTGCTGAAAGGAACCACTCACTCTCTTTGGTCCCCCACCTCCAGATGAGGCATCATGAAACTGACCTGTTTTACAGGCCCTTTTAGGGTCTCCAAATTATTCCCTCTTCATAAATTCTGCCTCTTTGGCGGCACTCTCAATGTACTGGAAAGAAGTCCCCTCCGTGATGCATGAAACACAGCTGACCTAATAGAGAATGTgaatcccctcacaaatcttcatatcctctctttctcattttgaACAAATGCCAATGCATTCCTAGATAACTGGCAAAaacgcgcctcatactctgtaaccgataaaccatcctgtattagactctcaaacctcaagagactctcctctctcacgctccaaGGGATAAAATGATCTTGGAATGCACTAccaaactgctcccaagtcactagaggagatccaactggcaaaaACCCCGAATAATTCCTCCACAGTCTCTTGCTGGCCTACGAAGAAGGAGTATAGCATATCGAACCCCATGTGAATCAactaatccaaccacctctagtaactctcgacAGGTATATTGAAATTCATGAGCGTCCTTGCTCTTCCCACtctgaaactgaggtgggtccatccTTCGAAATCTTTCATACCTACGCTGttcatcctctgtcagaacaaccaCTGGTGCAACTTTACCCCAAATTtctggtgcaacatcattctaAATCGTGAGATCCAGTGGTAGTTTccccaccgcatcctgaacAACTACAGCTTGCtgctgctcttgggtctgagccccctctctagtacgagagtcatgtggtgtaGTAGTCGCACCAATAACCTAACAAAAGCCttctagcacacttaacacctCAATAGTATATCCTAAAGCAAAGGTGTGACTGCATACtctggaggaacctggtcctctctgCCATCAATATGAGGTTTAGGAAAGATCTCTCTAGCATGACCTCTCACTAGTGTTACTCCATGACCACGACCTCAGGATACTATCGTACTACGAGTACAAACTCTAGCTCGAGCTCTACCCTTACCCCTTGTTGGGtcctcaacaactgcctcggAGGTGCTTCTCCTCTACCACtagtaacattagttctagtcctcgtcatctgtcaaaagaatatacaacaactcagtactaaagaAGGTAACCAAAcacgatgagaaagaatgaacaaaaggatGTTTGCAACTAATCTTCATAGACTCTTAGGGatgagtacagacgtctccgtactgatccttCAGACTCTACGTATACTCGACTTGTATAGACGTGAGACCTATCAACCTGAGGATCTGATAcgattttgtcacgacccaaaaatgggtgttgTGACattcgtcttatcccaccaagacaagttagACTAAGACCCAATATCtaataaagtgcggaaataaaaaacaattaagtaacaatttttattatgaaaacAAGTCaacttaattcaatccccaaaactaggttgtcacgtgcacaagcctctaatgtaaataatagaattgaataaaatacgagtctaaaatgaagtcgtctttcaagtaaaaataatttcGTAAACTTGAGTAGGagagttcgctgagatgacaagcagctacctcacaatcctccacaagatgccttaGAAACGAAGAGAATGAGAGGTATCAGGAAgatccgggctcgtaacctacaaaaatttgtagaagcaaggggtaagtaccaaaccacgcggtacccaacaagtcaaactctaaacacaagttaagtgaaccaaatatgggtactccttacaccctatctaaatcTCCATGCTACAACCTAACAGttaacagtttaccaaacaaatttctcaataaccacactctatcagtgtATATATTCTCAATAACGactcaatattcaacactcACAAGTTTTGAAGAggaacactcacaagatcaacaaaacacgtgttcaagttcataaataataaaaatgtataatgccatgagatgcaatgtcaagtacaGGTTTGACAAAGCGGATGCTGAGGAAGATGCTATGAAGACATTGTTTCTGTTTTGAGTGGAGCCGTGGCATTTCTGTTTTGGGTGGCTGCCATTCGGTGTTGTGTGCCGGACAATGAGTTCAAAGAGAACTCTTGTTCATTTCtctaataacaatttttttttaaaaaataatcaattagttTCTATATGTATTTCGTACCATAAAAATTTTATCAGTACAATCAAcctaaaattaattagaaactaaaatattgaatacaaaCGACACAGTATACTTCAAAGGCCAAATACAATAAACTTTGAAGAACAATATATCTACAAAGCTAAAGTGTTATGTAACGTTGAAgcatttttataaaaacaacaatGAGGACTTGAGTGTTATCTAAAGTCGAAAAAGTCAATTTGAAAGCGTAATACTTGGATGGCTAGATGATTTTTGTGTGGCCTAATTTACAATTTCAAACTCTGTGAACACAATTTTGAAACTGTGTTCCGCTTCTCTtggtaaattttatttgagtttcatttcaCACACGAGCAAAAGTTAAAGGGCAAAAACCTAGTGTTGGCGCATTTACGTATATTTTGAACattagaaaaaacaaatttaccTTGTGCGAGATCATCAACAAAATTGGAAACTTGTTTTGACTTTCAATATAGTTAAAGGCGATGGAGAACATTCTTGGAACATTGCAACTGTTAAAAATTTTGTACTCTAATTAATAAATTTGGTTCCCCATCTAATCTTTCGAGTTGTTGGTCTGTATTGGTTGAAAAAATATTCCGTCAAAGTAATTTATATGTAGTGGTGATCTGTTTTGTATTGGTTGCCCATCAATCCATATATTATGTAAGAGACAAGTGAAAAATGGTAAAATTGTGAGGAGTGACAAAAAAGAAAGGGATATTAAGAGGGCTTAAAGATAGCAATCATTGTGAttttaagtaaaagagatgACTGTGGTATTTTATCAGTGAGTATTGTGTTAATACTCCATATGAACAATGTTGTAAGTGCACAGAAGAAGGCAGAAGAGAGTGGAGGCTGCTGAGCAAGAGACGAATAGTCGCGTCACTTCAGTAGGAGGCATAATATTTGGCTGGCGAAAGAATGCCACAACGTTTTGGTTGAAGTGGGATTTGATGTGCGTGTTTTCATGTAAAACGGAAGggaacttttgaaaaaatataataataaaaggatTTTCTTGTGGTGGCGCCACGTAGACGACCATATGGTTTTCCTTGatataaatatctatatatGAGTGAGATTCTTAGGTTTTTTCCTCATGCCTATTTTTCAACATGAATCTTATTATTGGAAGTATTCACTGAGTTATTGAGGAGTATATTTTTAACCGAATCAGTATCATTAATCGATTTTCTCAAAAGATAAAAAGGAGTTTTTGAGGAAATTTTAAAGAGGACTTTCCAGTAAACCTTAATGAATTATTGACTCccaaatttatcattttgtaCCGAGAAAAAAGAACCTTTATTTCTAATCAAGTAATTTGTCCAAAGTTTATTAAGAGCAGTTGCCTTTTTTAAGAGGACAATTTAGAAACTATCTTGAACCAGAgataaagtaatatttttatacattgaCCAAATGTAAGTATTATtcggagtagtattgagaacccATGTGAGGAATAGTTCAAATAACTCACATCCCCATTAACCATGTCTTGCAAAGATGGGTACATGATCATACTTTTCAGATGAATCCTTAGAGGCTTCGGTCATagcctagtggatccacttagttgataTGTTCTATATGTCATTCAACCTTCATCGTTTATGATGCATGGGTGAGCCTTCTTGCTTTTCGGAGAATTTCACAATTTATTTCCAGGTTATTATTGAGTTGTCGTTGGTCTTGTCCTAACTTCTATTCTAGTGTTAGAGAATTCATATAATTAGTAATGATGATTCTCTCAATATTTCCCTTTTGTTTTGAGATGTTTTGAAATTGTTTTGTAAAGTATTACTccctctgtttaaaaaagaatgacctaatttcctttttagtctgtttcaaaaagaataatatcttttcttttttggtaaaattttaattttaacttccCACGTGGCATATTTAAAGTAATATTATTAAagggaaattttaaatttgacataaatttaatttcggACCAGAAGATTCAAAGAGTCTTgtttattttctaaaactttGTGCCAAGTAAAACCAGTTCGCTCTCTTTGAAATAGGGAGAGTATTATTATTACACTTAAAGTATTTTATGGCAGTTGAGTTAAGTATTTACTTGAGTTTGGATGttataacttatattttaaaGCTTCTTTATTCTTGAGTAAGTCTTCCGTTAAATAGTCAACCAGGCCTAGGGGTCGCTTGGGGATAAGAAATGGTCCTCAAGTACCCGCCACGTCTTGGGTGTAGGCTCGAGGTGTGAAAACTTGTTGCTTCTTATGTTCTTTAAtgttttgtgttatttttaGGTGATTTCTAGAATTCCAAAAGATGGAGTTGAGCATAAATCGCACGAGAACTATtgttgaagatgaaaatgaGTAAGAGCTTTGCTCCTTCAAACAATCTGagctaaaatattatttcacatTTGATTACTAGTTTTAGTAATTAATTCTGATATAGATTTTCTGCTTAAATGGTAAGATTAGATATTACATCCAAAGgattaatatttattgtttaagtTTAGGATTCAACCATAACTCATAAGTGATGCTCTACATCCACCTCTGGCGGATTTAGAGTTTTTATTGTACGAGTTGGAATTTTACCACAGTCTATTTGATTTACTCATATGTAGGGTTTGAGTGAAAGTTTCTGAGGTACGGTGTGAATCCCATTTGTTTATCCTCTTGCAGATGACTATAGACGTGCACATCATTAAATTAGTCACTATAAAAGTTAAGGAATCAAGTAGTACCGGACATGTGAAATTTGTATTACATGATAAGGAGGGAACACCAGACTATCCTCAGCACATATTTTCAAATGATGTTCGCTTAACATTTGATGAACAAAAGCTAATGGATTGTGACATTATCCAAAACTCCACCCTTCATGCTTATATCGACAATTCAGTCCTGGAGGTACTTTTGGTGAAGAGACCCTATGCTTATGTTGCAATTACGGTGTACTCTAGGACTTTTGATACTATCAAAGATGTCAAATATAGGATTGAGATCAACGATGGAGTAAACTCAAAGCACTTTTCTCTTATTCGTGACGGGAATTTTCTTGAGGATGACAAAACTTGTTTACAATATCGTTTGTGGATCAACACATCATATGGTTTCCAATACGAGTGACAAGTTGCTTATTTCCCGTAGTTATTCTAACAGAAAGAATTGTTAAAATAGAAGTCAAGGATGAATAATATTTTCACGACATTAAAACAACTATAGAAATAAGAGTTGGCTACTCTATAAATTCTACGGATTTGTTTCTTCGGgaacaaaaatttcaatataagaaaattttatatcagTGTGATATTGATGAAGAGTCTATCTTAAAAGTGAAGAGTAGAACAATGCAGAACTTCATTTAAACGTTTGATGGAATTATTACACTAGACATGCACATGCAAGAGTTAGTCAAGCTAGACATACCAGTTCATCTGCCAAAACTTGTGTTTAAGGGAAAATTCTAGCTGATAATCGAGATTTAGCGAGATACAGTATTTGAATgcactcaaattttttttttcgtaCTTCCTTTTCTATGATAATTATATGATTGTTTGAGTTACCGACAAACAAATTTATGCAGTAAAGATGTGGTTtccatatttcatatcattgtTATATGTTATTTCTTTACTATAGtaagattttttttacattatttttttctgtatttttcatttatttgttaCAAGAAAAGTTTGAATCACATAAGTATTTTCTGGGGATTAGTATTACAATTTGTAGGAAACTTATTTTCTTggaaattttcatactaattccaGGAAAATGTCCATGTAATTTACATTTTTCTTGTAgtaattcttctttttttcctcaaaatggTTTCTTATTACTATGAAAAAGGAATAACTTCAAGTCTAGAAGATGTAAACAATAGGAAATCACTGCTTAAAATTGC
Proteins encoded in this window:
- the LOC138340216 gene encoding uncharacterized protein; translated protein: MLHCTSQRGHGGPRSNSSFQIRPPKPYGRDRVRVLSGRGNRVSSSGVAAQHSGGRGTTQAGGGQGGHCYVFPVCRRPVSILFDPRSTFSYVSTYFAVAFDLIYDSMTVPIRISTPVGKPLVVNQVYRSCLVSLAGYDTWVDLIILGMVDFDVILGMDWVSPYHDVLDCNSKTVTLVMTGVPRVEWKNVCGSYPSKVISFIRAQRLLERGCLSYLTFIRYTSVEPPPMEYVPVVQLLLDVFTSDLPGVPPDSDIDFAIDYFYPSMCMSPSELKELQDLLTKGFIFPSASPCGAPVLFVKKNDGAMRMSPLTRITRQDVRFQWSDGCEWSFQKLMTLLTLAPVLTQAKEGVDFTVHCDASRVGLGGVLMRKRKVIAYASRKLKSHDNNYPTHDLELVVVYRWIELLKDYDVTILYHPGKANFVADALSRKNPSMGILASLSIEEKPLARDVQMLATNLVRLQNSEGSDGMITFIEARSSLVEKICAHQFNYEKLCHIRDKVLSGEAKKAFLDSDGILRIGGRICVPKMGYLIRLILEEAHCSRYSTHTWAEKMYHDLSQH